The proteins below come from a single Terriglobales bacterium genomic window:
- the lpdA gene encoding dihydrolipoyl dehydrogenase, whose protein sequence is MPETIYDVAIIGSGPAGYTAAIRAGEYGLKTCLIEKDELLGGTCLHVGCIPTKALLFNAEIWDHLKDAKEFGIEGVTAPTLNWAAIQQRKNKIVLKHAKGLEFLMRKNKVATVNGYGRLTGPAKDGVHTVEVFTEGGGGAAGETTFIKAKNILISTGSEARMLPGLEPDARILTNIEVLSLNAIPKSLIVIGAGAVGVEFASIYHSFGVDVTILEALPRLVPVEDEEVSKELLKAFTKRGIKSNVGVKVQKIEKTKDGVKVGYTDSEGKTQALEADKVLIAIGRAPRTDNIGLEKTKIKPDRGFIKTNEWMQTEEPGIYAAGDIIAGFPQLAHVGFMQGIVAVSKIAGRPAKPLNRNHIPGATYCEPQIASVGLTEAQARESGHKVKVGKFPFLGNSKATIVGAHEGFVKVVSDEQYGEILGVHIIGPQATELIAEAVAAIELEATVEDMMFTIHAHPTLYEALSDGFNSVYGLQINV, encoded by the coding sequence TTGCCTGAGACAATTTATGACGTAGCCATTATCGGCAGCGGCCCGGCGGGATATACCGCCGCGATCCGTGCCGGTGAATATGGCCTGAAGACCTGCCTGATCGAGAAAGACGAGCTGCTGGGCGGAACTTGCCTGCATGTGGGCTGCATCCCCACCAAGGCACTGCTGTTCAACGCCGAAATATGGGACCACCTCAAAGATGCCAAAGAATTCGGCATCGAAGGCGTGACCGCACCCACGCTGAATTGGGCCGCTATCCAGCAGCGCAAGAACAAGATTGTGCTCAAACACGCCAAGGGCCTGGAGTTCCTGATGCGCAAAAACAAGGTTGCAACCGTCAACGGTTACGGAAGGCTGACCGGGCCGGCCAAAGACGGCGTGCATACGGTTGAAGTTTTTACCGAGGGCGGAGGCGGCGCCGCCGGCGAAACCACATTCATCAAAGCGAAAAATATCCTCATCAGCACGGGCTCAGAGGCGCGCATGCTTCCTGGGCTCGAACCAGACGCGCGCATTTTGACCAACATCGAAGTCCTGAGTCTCAACGCGATTCCAAAATCTCTGATCGTGATTGGAGCGGGTGCTGTAGGCGTGGAGTTTGCTTCCATCTACCACTCCTTTGGCGTGGATGTGACGATTTTGGAGGCGCTGCCGCGGCTAGTTCCGGTGGAAGACGAAGAAGTTTCCAAGGAGCTGCTGAAGGCCTTCACCAAGCGCGGCATCAAGAGCAATGTAGGTGTAAAAGTTCAGAAAATTGAAAAGACCAAAGACGGAGTGAAGGTGGGTTATACCGACTCCGAGGGCAAAACGCAGGCGCTGGAAGCGGACAAGGTGCTCATCGCCATCGGCCGCGCGCCGCGCACCGACAATATTGGTCTGGAAAAAACCAAAATCAAGCCTGACCGCGGATTCATTAAGACCAATGAATGGATGCAGACGGAAGAGCCGGGTATCTACGCGGCCGGCGACATCATTGCCGGGTTTCCGCAGCTCGCGCACGTGGGCTTTATGCAGGGAATCGTGGCGGTCTCTAAGATTGCCGGCAGACCTGCGAAGCCGTTGAACCGCAACCATATTCCCGGCGCAACCTACTGCGAACCGCAAATTGCCAGCGTAGGATTGACGGAAGCGCAGGCACGCGAATCCGGACACAAAGTTAAAGTGGGCAAGTTTCCCTTTTTGGGCAACTCCAAGGCAACAATCGTTGGTGCGCATGAAGGGTTTGTGAAGGTGGTCTCCGATGAGCAGTACGGTGAGATCTTGGGCGTGCACATCATCGGACCGCAAGCGACGGAATTAATTGCCGAGGCGGTTGCCGCCATAGAGCTTGAGGCCACTGTGGAAGACATGATGTTCACGATTCATGCTCATCCGACGCTGTACGAGGCGCTCTCCGATGGATTCAATAGCGTCTATGGACTGCAGATCAATGTTTAA